AAGAAAGCTGTATAAACAGATTATAAACAGCTGGGAGGAAGATGGGGAAATTTATCTGAAAAGAAATGGGAAATATACACTGCCTGAAAAGGAAGGATTTCTTAGAGGAGAAATTTCAATTGGTAACGGAAATTTTGGATTTCTTGATATTCCTGGAGAAAAAAGTGTCTTTATACCTGGAAATTATTTAAATACTGCAATGAACGGAGACACAGTTCTTATAAGAATACTCAAGGACAGTAAATCTCCTGATAAGAGCAGAGAAGGTGAAGTCTATAAGATTGTAAAAAGGGACAGGGACATTGTTGTAGGAATATTTGAAAAGAGTATGAATTTCGGATTTGTAAGGCCTAAAAATGCTCCAAGGGATATATATATTTCAAAGAAAAAGACAAAAGGTGCGCAAACAGGGGATCTGGTTGCAGTAAAGATATATTTCTGGGGAGACAGTGAGAAAAAGCCTGAAGGTGAAGTGATAAGCATAATTGGAAATCCTCAGGATACAGAAACTTTGATTTCGGCTCTTCTGATAGATAACGGAATACAGGAAAAATTTTCCAGTGAAGTAATAAAGGAAGTCGACAGGATAGAAGAGGATTTCTCTGAAGAACTTGAAAATAGGAAAGACTTGAGACATCTTGACATTGTCACTATTGACGGGGCAGATGCAAAGGATCTAGATGATGCTGTATATGTTGAGAAAACAGATCTTGGATACAAGCTGTATGTAAGTATTGCAGATGTTTCCTATTACGTAAAAGAAGGAACGGAACTTGATACGGAAGCCTTAAAAAGAGGGAACTCTATTTACCTTGTTGATAGGGTAATACCTATGCTTCCAAGAAAACTTTCAAATAATCTGTGTTCATTGAATCCACATGAAGACAAGCTGACATTTACTGTGGAAATAGATTTTGATGACAGAGGAAAAGTAATAGGAAATGATTTCTATAAATCTGTTATAAAATCTAAATACAGAATGACCTATACAGATGTAAATAAAATATTTGAAGGTGATGAAGAACTCATTGAAAAATACAGTGCCGTTCATAAAATGTTTACTGAAATGCTTGAGCTTTCACACATAATAAGGAACACTAAGAAACGTAGAGGAAGCATAGATTTTGAACTGCCTGAAATCAAGGTTGTACTCGATGAAAATAAACTTGTCAAGAAGATAGA
This window of the Leptotrichia sp. oral taxon 215 str. W9775 genome carries:
- the rnr gene encoding ribonuclease R, with the protein product MKNLEKELKYLRQVLEEYEFTFQEILQLLDWSQKKRKLYKQIINSWEEDGEIYLKRNGKYTLPEKEGFLRGEISIGNGNFGFLDIPGEKSVFIPGNYLNTAMNGDTVLIRILKDSKSPDKSREGEVYKIVKRDRDIVVGIFEKSMNFGFVRPKNAPRDIYISKKKTKGAQTGDLVAVKIYFWGDSEKKPEGEVISIIGNPQDTETLISALLIDNGIQEKFSSEVIKEVDRIEEDFSEELENRKDLRHLDIVTIDGADAKDLDDAVYVEKTDLGYKLYVSIADVSYYVKEGTELDTEALKRGNSIYLVDRVIPMLPRKLSNNLCSLNPHEDKLTFTVEIDFDDRGKVIGNDFYKSVIKSKYRMTYTDVNKIFEGDEELIEKYSAVHKMFTEMLELSHIIRNTKKRRGSIDFELPEIKVVLDENKLVKKIEVRERGEAEKLIEDFMVAANEVVAEKLFWEEIPAIYRVHEDPDKAKIAVLNESLAKFGYYIKNLEDLHPGKFQTIIEKTTGLPEGYLIHKLILRAMQRARYANKNLGHFGLASKYYLHFTSPIRRYSDLVVHRMLGRSIERFMKEKEKAKYMSSFEVISTAISRTERIADKLEEDSVKIKLIEYMQDKIGKTYIARLSGMNRNKIFMELENHIEVVYNVNTVRDSFVYDEENYKITDRKNNISYTMGDTLKVIVTGASYDRMEIEVVPFSEEIIDLENIEAEDEGN